The window attttcctaatcctaaccctagattgtcctaaatccctATTTCCATGCTCTTTTtaaaccctagggttccccgaattgaaattcgtgaatcccttggattagagaaatatttttgtgcatgtgtggatgaatttactctcctttaagtattatttggtctataatttttattgatccagccctagcatgtgtaggcctggacccgcatagattccccttgattgagtgcttgactttatgtgggatgtggaattttgtgtgattgtttctaatttagtatgatcttaagcctgattttttttgcatatcatgtttaatttccatgtcttgcatcaaatttggtatcaaagcttaggtttaTCATAGGgaaatgcattgcatgtttagggtttagtcttctcgcgtttaatttgcattaactctcatcatatagggctgtttaggacccatcattcacattaggggctgctgaattttctgctgtcagaaaatccccaaatctcttggctgaattttctgttggcAGACTCTTTGGACAGATAGGTTGCTGGAAATTTGGTAGCGTTGTGTAGttttcctcatatagagtctTGTAGGATCATCTAGTCTCATTTAGATGCATATAGTTGTgttagagggtctttgagttgaggagtagttgtatgcccacacgtactggtcgcggttttggtttgcaccctacgctAAGCacggagcaattgcaagaatcaatgGACAATCTAACCCCGcaatttgagtctttgggtaagtgcTTGGAACAATGTATTGACCAACATCTTGAACAGATTAATGTGTGCGTTACCCAATTAGAAACTTCCGCTCGGGCAAACCctaccattggggaagatgcccaatctgaagcaggtggtcaggaggatagaccaaggaatgaaggtggccaaggaattggtcatgAGCGCACACACGTGCACCCACCCTATGAGGGGCATCTAGACCactatgacccagatgcgcaactcctcaagggagttagagtagatgcccatTCGTTTGATGGCTACTTggaccttaaagtttttttagattggttggcggatatggaccactattttgagtgatatgacatgtcggatgctcgttgggtccgatttgccaagatgaagcttgtgggccaagtaaagaggttttgggctactgttgAACGAAAGAAAGAGAGGACGAGGGAGCCttcaatagtccattggggagaaatgaaagaaactcttaaggaaaagtacctccctttctcttatcgcttacGGTTGATTGAGGAATGGCGGTCTCTTCGACTAGGTTCTATGAGTGTGgcggaatacattgagaagttcgaataGTACTTGACCTGTTGTGTGTTTGATGAGGATACTAtactcactcttgctcgatttaaaaCAGGCCCCCGTTTTGAtattaggagagagttgctcgccaaggacatagacactcttgaacagatgtatcaagtagtgttggaggtcgagcaataccttaaagcatttgtgggaaggcggtttgatttTCACGATTCTAGTACTAAGGCCAACTCTTCTGGGGCTAAGCTTAGTACTAGATACCAAGATAAACCTTACAACAGTTTTTAGTCcaagcccaaggatgataagggtaaagaggttGTCGGGTCTAGCTCCCGCGGAAGCGAGACAACTAGgtattttaggtgtcaggggtttagtCACTCTGCCCACCAGTGTGGCATGAGAGAGGGCATTAAGGTGttctttattgatgggcaagtagaagtagtgcacccagaaagtgacggtgaggaggaagaatatgaacCAGTAAaagcccctagtgatgaggaagagggagcgcgaGAGTCTGCGACTTTTGCAGTTGTGTGTCGTGCCGTTACACAAGCAGATAATACCGATGATTAGCGTTGTTgtgttgttcctattcagtttgggtcatataaagccacaatttggtgtgatgttatTCCTAGGAAGCTTATCGATCTTGTCCCTACGTCACTAttccataggccatcagagtctgcagagtcctttgcgcatcacattcattcattgtatcaagaaatcaggcagaagatcccgactagtaatgaacattacacttTATGCAGACCAACATAATCATTTCAAGGAACTCAATGAAAGAGACTCTGTGATGGTTCGCATTAGGCCAGAGCAGTATCTTCAGGGAGTCATTCGTAAAATACACGCgagtagcgctggaccattcaaaattataaaatgaaacggtctcaatgtgtatgtggTAAATCTTTTGCTCtttatgggaattagttccacgttcaatgtggaggatttagttgcaCTTCATGGAGCCActgatgcattgtccagcctttcgcctaaccaccctgattccccagacttttcccttgatccatgaccatttcccgacccattttcccagcctttacatcccatacctaccattcccaacccatttttccagcctctacctcccatatctacccgTCTTGACCCATCTTCCCAACTACTACgttccatacctacccttccagacccattttctcagcctctacctcccatacctacttgTCTCGACCCATCTTTCCAGCTTCTACTTCCCATACCTACCTTTCCCGACcaaggtgtgccaaaacggttacgtatcggccaatacggcctatacgtaacggtaacggtgggaaccgttacgtGTTTCGGGTattggccgatacgtaacggtaatggtgggaaccgttacgtgtttcggggtcgtatcggccgatacccgattttgtacccgtatcacccgatacgggcccgttacggggtgtaacggccgtaacgggccgttacgagcctgtaacggtaactttttttttttcattttaagctttgtttttgctgtttttttgaaatctCTTGCTTCTAAACTGTTTCTCACtcattctactactaatttcgaccaaccttggctaggtatttgagataaaaacacattatattacagatttttttgaatcaaagctcggtgggctatttttcagaaattcgttaaaaataggtatttatacttttttaaatatgttttgctgttttaatcatgtcatatgttgtgttaatcatagtagaacatgttaatgtgcagtttacagatttggggtgccatttaataattttttatatttttttctatttacgcatgaattttcgcccctttttttaaaattcgaaaaatcaatttttaatggttgttttgctgttttaatcatgccatttgatgtgttaatcatagtagaacatgttaatgtgcattttacagatttggggtgccattttatatttttttaatatttttttctatttacgcatttattttgaccctttttttgaaaattcgaaaatcattttttaatgattcttttgctgttttaatgatgtcatatgatgtgttaatcatagtagaacatgttaatatgtattttacagattttatatattttatatatttttttctatttacgcatttattttgaccctttttttgaaaattcgaaaatcattttttaatgattcttttgctgttttaatgatgtcatatgatgtgttaatcatagtagaacatgttaatatgtattttacagatttggggtgacattttatatatttttttctatttacgcatttattttggccctttttttgaaaattcgaaaaatcattttttaatgattcttttgctgttttaatgatgccatatgatgtgttaatcatagtagaacatgttaatgtgcattttacatatttggggtgccattttatataaggcctttttttgaaaattcgaaaaatcattttttaatgattcttttgctgttttaataatgccatatgatgtgttaatcacagtagaacatgttaatgtgcattttacatatttgaggtgccattttatattatatatatatatatatatttttatttacgcatgaattttggccctaaaaaataattgcaaacacctaaatgtaagatattttcatattacattcattctaatatatctatcactGATAGtagatagaaaattaaatatatgaattttgtaatcaaattcaggttatctggttcataaattcatcagacagttcgatataacttctcaccaaagagtggaccgttacaccatcataaacatgttccaatttataaatgaatgcatatttggaatgcttagaatattctggatttaatccatattttttcatatttttttggcaaaaatttttttttgcgccgttacgcccccgtatccgtatcggttttggaagtcaccgttacgccaaccgatatcgATACGGGATATCTtgttcccgacccattttctcagcctctatctcccatacctacccgtctcgACCCATCTTCCCACCTTCTACCTCCTAtgcctacccttcccacacccagagaggcgAGAAATGATATCTTGGACTATCAGATAGTATCGACGATGGACGACGGATTTTAAAagttcctggtcaagtggaagtcacacccagcttcagacaataagtggctcactgaggaggagcttccgagacttgatcctgacatcttggagcggttcaggagtttggtttcaccagtggcgaaatcttcgtagccggggagagttgatggggtcatcatgcacacacgcacgcccccctatgCACGTATGTAAGGAAgaggaccccaccgtcgatctagatcgatgacgacatccagggaggacgTCTTAGCTAGAGGACTACGTTTTGGTCCCTTGGAGGACCCAAttgtcatgtgaatcccaccatgggttcttatgatcgtggcccactattctaaacgatctagtactttgagttttggttatttttgttattaagaacatcatgaatggtttagattgctttgattagttgttatttgtggttactttatctctaagtaataggttgcgcacatggcgcgagttttagggcatagggttttattataaatagacaccccttgtaggttttttttcattgaatattatgaataaaattcggCGTTtttctgcttctctaattctctgagttgtggaaatccaattgggtgcaaaacccttctctcttcgaagggctaactaccgtggtgcgaagccacacccatcccgattcgcccccatatCCTACCATCAATATCTACCATCTCCTACGACCATCCATtcatcaaatccatcatccttTCGTAGCGATTCTCCCCCTACAACAGAATTTCGGAATCTgcccctgtaggagggctgaaacttcggtggagcaccgtgATCAAACCGATCAtctgtttggcttgaaacttGGAGGGAAGGTGACCCACCCCTGTCCGACCAGGGCCAAGTtggcttattgttattattattattatttgtgggccccacacatgtgcggtccACCACCAGCTCACGTGCGTCAGGCGGGTTAGCTGTCCACACGTGCAGAATCGGTTCCaggttctctctttcctctctttcactcctctctcacctgatttccctaaccctagattgtcctaaatccctatttccatgccctttttaaaccctagggttccccgaattgaaatctgcgaatcccttagattggggaaatatttttgtgcatgtgtggatgaatttactctcctttgagcattgtttggtctataatttttattgatccagtcttaacatgtgtaggcctggacccgcatagattccccttgattgagtgcttgactttatgtgggatgtggaattttgtgtgattgtttctaatttagtatgatcttaagccttttttttttttttttgcatatcatgttttatttccatgtcctgcatcacttatGCTACACTCTATATAAGCTTAAGCCTCATGCTTCAGAGAGATGAAGGCTATGTTacatgctattcgctatttaaaacacccgTAACTAGATACACAAACACAAATGCATGCAATTTTGGGAAGATATCAAATGACTGTGTATGAGCCGCATGCATATGATGATTGGAATCATCCATCCTTGAGGCTCCACTGTCAGATTGTCTACCAACCAGATATTGCCCTGATTTTGTTATCCTAATTTCCAACCATCCAATAGACGAACTTTCTCTTGTTGAAAAAGGGGTTGGTATCTTTGCCTTTCTATGTCTATCTGTATTCCAATGGTAtctttccaaaaaagaaaaagaaaaactatgcCGGTGGTTGAAGGGTTGGAATGTCCAAACAGTGGGATTTCTTTTTAATCATCTCACTAATGGGACCATTGAATGAGCAATTCTGATCTCATCCATATGCCATGTATGTGGGAATGACATGGGGGCATGGAAAGTTGTGATCCTGATCCCCCAGAAACACTGGATGAGCCACTTCTGTGTGTATATACACACAGGCATGTATAATTTCCAAATATGCAGGTGCGTGCACACATTCGGGTGAGATCACAGCCACAGATTTTAGCACCAGACATAATGATTGGATTCTGAACCCTATGAGTTCTAAATAAGACTGTGATGTTCAATCCCCAACGAGTTACTGTAACCCTATGAGGAGTAGACAGCACAAAGCACCCATGGATCTACAGCATGTATTTCAGTCTGACAGTGATAGATGGTATACAAAGGGAATTCTGTATTTCTGAAACCCAACTCATAGATTGGAAAGCAGGTTCTATTACAAGAACAAGCATGTTGTGTTGCTCCCACCGTATGTACGTGCGAAGAAAAGGTTCAATCTATTTTAGGAAAGCATAGGAGTATCACTAGCCACCAAATAACTGGTTTGTTCAATGTAGTGATGCACGATGATGTTTTTTGAACTAAACCTTGTTAGTTTTACTTTATCATAATGATTTCAAAAGACTATCTATTTGACTCTACCGTTTGTCTTTTCCCAGACTTCCTCTCTGATAAGTTTCCAACTGGAGCAAGACAAGAAATTTAAAATATGAGGTTCTTAGGGATGCGGTAGCATTTTCTAGTGGTAATACTTTCATCATCCTTTGTATTCCAAAGGTTTATTCACCATATTGGACACCGTATTGCCAACAAGCCAAAGCTATGAACTACCCAGAGGAGAGATTTGTGAGGTCAGTTTCTTTGAATTTGTTTTACCAATcactaaatacttcgaaattttcaatggcttCAGTTCTGAGTGATTTCTACTTGTTATGTTCAGGTTTCAGGATTGCAGTTCAGAGAGATCTTCAACTCATGAAAGGAAATTTTCTGCAGAAGTTGGATTACTGTCAGGAAAGATTAGAAGAACAATAAGCTCACTATCAGAGAGTGTCCGAAGAGGCTTTGAATGGGGATCTGATGGGATTAAAAGCATCAGGAAATCATTTCGCGTTCACTCACCAAGAGATTCACCCATCAAGGATGTGAGCTCTTGGAAGATTCTTGATCCTCAGGGAGCATTTCTTCAGAGATGGAATAAAATATTTGTTTTGTCATGTGTGATTGCTGTGTCCATGGACCCATTGTTCCTTTACATCCCATTCATCAATGAGGGGAAATGCCTTGATTTGGATCACAAGCTGGTAATAGCAGCTAGTGTTCTGCGTACCTTCACCGATGTATTTTATGTACTTCATATTTTCTTTCAGTTTCGCACTGGTTTTATTGCTCCTTCCTCTAGAGTATTTGGAAGAGGTGTGTTGGTAGCAGATAGCTTAGCAATAGCCAGAAGATATCTATTACCATACTTCCTAATTGATGTCCTCGCAGTTCTTCCAATCCCTCAGGTACAAGAGTTATTTCAGTGGTGAATTTATTCTTTTATTATCTCAAAGTGCACTTATTCATGACATCATTAGCTTCTATGGTAGTATGCAATAAGATTTTGCTCAAACAGATAGTGCTTTCATGTTTAGTTTTAGATCCAATTTTCTATACTAGATAAAGCAAGCGTCATGTCTTTGTGAGATAAGCAGGGCTTGAGACATTTAAGCAATTTGCTTGAtggctttttattttattttattttattttatattttttataattcTCTCCCAAGCACACCTGCTACCTTACCATCAAAATCCATTCCTAGACTTATATTCTGGAAGCTCAAAATCCCTACATACACAAATCTTAAAACTATAAAATTTTAAGGAAATTTCTTGTACAGATTACAACTTATCTAAGCTAAAATGAGATCTTCCTAGAATCTACTGTTTTTGATAGCTTGTCAATTAGCAAGGAGTTAATGAAGCAATTGCATGTTGGAAGTTTAAATATTTACAGTTTTGTTGTGCACATATACTTTTTACCTTCTTAAATGCACAACTCCTCGTTAAATTGTGCAAGATCTATGTTTGGTCTCTTTGACGTAGTTATGATTTGTTTAGTGTAGTTTCTCTTTTAGTAGTTGCTTTTGTACTATCTGTCAGCTCATCAAGCATAACTTGTGTAAATCTTGTATGAGTAATGTATAATCCCctttgcacttttttttttccggCAAATATAAAACCTCAATTGCATTGAAGTTTTAGGTTCATCTAGAGTTGTTTGTTGTTCAACACAAATTCAGGTTCCTTTCTTTGAACTTTTACTAGGACTACAaggaaaaaaattacaaaagaaaaaagaccAGTTTTAGACATTGGTTCTTTATGTTGGAATATGAACATACCTCGAAAGATCGCTGTGTTGGTCGTAGGTTCACATCTTAGACTTTTGTAACCCAGACAAGCAGTTAAAACACAAGAAAAACACAAAAAGTGGACTTCTAGGTGTTGGTGAATTTTCAAAGGTGTAGAGAAATAAAACTTTCCAAATTTCCAAATTTTAGAAATCCCAGGACCCCTATTTAGATACACAATCAAATCCCTAGAAAAGAAACAAATCAAATGTTAAGATCTTACCTCAAATTTGTGTTATGTTGATCGTTTGTGGAAGCCACTGCAGATCATCCAACATAGGAAGCCTCTCCCCAATCTATCATAGAAAAAGGAGAGTAGAGGGAATACCAATTACGCTACACCTCACCCCTACAAACTTTGGTGTTGCCCTACCCATCGAAAGTTTGTATGTCTCCCTTATCCATGCACCCAAATTTACCAAGTCCCTTTGCTGTCCAGTGGCGTCCACTCTAAACTAAAATCCTCTTGTAGGCCTAAGAGGTGGGCCATAAGATATCAACCATTGAATGTCCATCaagcatgataaaacacttttatGTTAAATAAATTTTAACGGTTAAAAACTTTCGATTAAACATCCAAAACCTTTGTAGTGATGGGCCCAACTGGAAAACCACTTaatggaaattcaatcactaagATCTAAGCACAAATAAGTTCCTAAGTAACTAGTGCATCCCAAGTTGGAGCATAATATATTGGCTTCTCATATCGTATCTTAATGCATACACCCAGCTACACCCTATGTAAGTCACTAATGTAACCTTGCAGGGTGAGTCAAAGCACACAACACTAGGGCCATAAAGTCCCAACATGACCTCAGGTCTAAGGATTAGCCAAAATTAGTAAATGATCAAGTTAATCTGACATGGGCATGATgggttaatgcaggggcattttcacactgggctcaagtggggtagctcgtgggatggggggacacacttggggtgggtgacccatgtgatttggggcccgcgggggaggtctcgtgttcgagactccttactggaggtgattaatgcgtgtttcacatcgggctcgagtggggtagcccgtgggatgcggggacacactcggggtgggcggcccatgtgatttggggcccatgaggggttttggccgaggtcctaacccatgagatgtggggcttgggctatgagataaaaggattaattcgccatactctaacagttcgagcttttagagcaagtggttaattgtcctacatcaaattggtatcagagccaagttttCATAGGAGAATACAATGCATGATTAGGGGTTAGttcattttcacactaggctcgagtgagTTAGCTCGTGGGATGCAGgaacacacttggggtgggtgacccatgtgatttggggcccacgggggaggtctcgagttcgagactcctcatcgggggtgattaatgtgcatttcacaccagactcgagtggggtagcccatgggatgcggggacacactcggggtgggcggcccatgtgatttggggcccacgaggggggttctgccgaggtcctaacccatgagatgtggggcctgggttatgagataaagggattaattcgttatactctaacagttcgagctttcagagcaagtggttaattgtcctgcatcaaattggtatcagagcgggaggtctcgtgttcgagactcctcattgggggtgaataatgcaggggcattttcacaccgggctagagtggggtagcctgtgggttgcggggacacacttggggtgggtgacccttgtgatttggggcccacgggggaggtctcgtgttcgagactcctcaccgggggtgattaatgcgcatttcacactgggctcgagtggggtagcccatgggatgcagggacactcggggtgggcggcccatgtgatttggggcccacgagggaggttcggccgaggtcttaacccatgagatgtggggcttgggctatgtaataaagggattaattcaccatactttaacagttcgagcttttagagcaagtggttaattgtcctgcatcatgggTCTCCTAGACCAGGGACTTGACACGATTTCCAATGTAAGTGCTCAGTTGGGCATAAGACACAAGAATTTGCATCTATGAACACTCACACTCCTCCATTGAAGGGGGCCAAGACACAGCTAACCCGATCTTCCATCCCAACTCATCGCTGCTTCACATGTACAGGATGTCCAATTTACCTTTCATGAATAGCTGATCCCACTACTAAGATCATTGAATTTAGGGTACtaaaatccatgaaaaataaCTATTCCTTGGGTAGTGGCCATTGTCTCCAAACTCAACTTCTCCTAAGAGAATTGGAGGAAACTATCCCTTTAACCCATAAAATCACAGATAGTTGGAGTTTTCCACACATTTAATTATGGCATGCATAGAAAAACCATGCTTTTGTAGTCATCAATGTACATGATCATAACAATCATCGACTTTCCACAGTACAATACCAACGTTGGCACTGTTGCAGGCTATCGTAGGCCTTTGTCATAGGCTTTAGGAATGTATTGTGGTAGAGTTTCGGTGTCAGCAGAATTCTAATTTCTTTTGGTCATTGTCTATCGGGGCTCGGGAGGCAAGTGGAGCTGGCAATGATCTCTTCCTAGATGTTCTCCCATTTTAGGAGATTGTTAGAACTGCCTGTCGCAGGAAGGTTGTCGGGAGCAACATTGCAAGGCTGTTATCATCAAGTTGTCATGGAAGGCTTTTCCGTAAAGCTATCGTAAAAGGCTATTTCTGTAAAGCTGTTGCAGAAGGTTTTTTTTGTAAAGTTGCCACAGAGATGCTATTGCTGACGACGCTTCCTGCAAGGCCTTTGGAGAAACAGTCATAACTTTCTCAAATGAtgtccaaattgcatgatcttaGGCTTGTTAGAAAGCTAACGCAATAGCTTTCAAAGAAGACCGGTTTTGTGAGATTCTAACGCCGTTTCATACTCGGATAGTGGGCCCCTATGGTGGACAGCATGCAATTGTCATCAAAGGGGGTTGCAACATTGGCTAGAGCTTGGTTTTGTCTTCGTTTTTCTTTTTCCACTTGCGCACATGCTGTGAGGATGTTCTTGATGTACTTTTGAACTGTTAGATAGATTCCTAGTGCGACAGAGGATGATCAGGTGCTCGGGGGCTCTTTTGATGCTTCAAACTCATAGCTTATGCTCCAATTTGTTGCAGCCCTTGGTGTCCTATCAGACCATTGGATTGACCCTCTGAGTGGTGTGAAGTTTGGAGCAGCTGTTGCAGTACAAGAGGCAATTTGATGTATTTTGAGGCGCTCAAACCATTATTGGTGTTAAAAATTTTTTTCACTGCTAACATAATGTTCTATCATCACAGATTCTCTATATGCAATATAAGAGCATTGATTTTCGTTCTCTTTTATTAGAAGGTATTTTATATTTGATCTAGGAGCTGTTCCAAACTTCATCTTAACCCTAAAGTTGAACATGCTGTatgatttttcttccttttcaggTTGTTATTTTGATTGTAATACCCAAATTGAAAGGGTCAGCACCACTGAATGCAAAAAACCTGCTGCAGCTTGTTGTTATACTCCAATATGTACCCAGGCTTCTCCGAATCATTCCTTTATATAGAGAGGTCACAAGATCAGCTGGTATAATCACGGAGACGGCATGGGCTGGAGCTGTTTTTAATCTCCTTCTTTACATGCTCGCAAGTCATGTAAGTATGATTGCCCAAGCAGCTGTCTTTTCTAACATTTTTATTTTAGTGTTTCTCCTTTTTAGCATTTTGCAGAAATGGATGCAATTTCATCATAGGGTTATTCTAGCTTCATTGTTATGCATATGTTATTTTTCTGAAAGGTGTGCTGGGTTCAAACCCGAGACTCAACACACCCTGTCTAACATTGAGCTAGGGCTTGAATCCAATGTAATGCACACTTCAGACATCGATAAAATAATCACACTTAAGATCAAGTGAAGAgcattccctccctccctccaatGTTAATGTCGTCGCTTATTTCATTAACTCTTTCTTTCTTACTTAGATTTCTGTCATGGTACTCTAATTTTGTAGTTTGGGGTTATTGTCCATTTTGCATTGCCCTAGGCAGATCATAGTGCTCTAGGAATCAGGACCTCCAATACTGTCTCTATAGATAGGATTTCGCTTGATTGGTTTTCAGATTTGGAGATTATGTACCTATGAAAGTTGTCCCTTCAGTTTCCTATGTGTTGGAGCTCTCTTACAATCATTTTCTGGCTTATTTTGCTTCAATTGCTTCACAACACTTGTCAACATAAAGTGCTTGCTTTCCTAGTTCATCACACTCCAAACAACCAGCAATCTAATGGAAGGGGCAAGAATTGAAAGAGAGTGGACAAAAGAAATTTGGGCAacaggattttatttattttggtgtgatgatggtGTTGTAAAGGTTCATACTATCTCCACAAGTGACATCTAAATATGAGAACTTAGACTGGAGCAGGGACTCAAACATTCCAAATAGGATTCATAAAGCTGACCTgaaaatagctgggacaaggctatgatgatgatttatAAAAAGAATATTTGATTACGACGGCATTTGGGACCTTGCAAAACAGGCATCATAATGATGCTCATTGCTTGTAGAAGTTACCAAGTAAaaatgcttctctctctcttcctgcaGACCATGTGATCCTATTCATGAATGCTCTTTCAGGTAATTGGAGCTTTTTGGTACTTGCTTGCAATAGAACGACAAGATACATGCTGGCGAGTTGCTTGTAATGATAATAAAGATAAATGCTCAATCGATTCTTTATACTGTGGAGGAAAAAGTACAAGAAGTGACCccacccttctttcttctttatgcCCTAAAGACTCGGAGAATAAAACCCGTTTTGACTTTGGAATATACTTTTCTGCGCTCCAGTCTGACGTTGTCGTAACGAGAGATTTTCCAAAGAAGATCTTTTACTGCTTTTGGTGGGGACTACAGAGTTTGA is drawn from Magnolia sinica isolate HGM2019 chromosome 5, MsV1, whole genome shotgun sequence and contains these coding sequences:
- the LOC131245137 gene encoding cyclic nucleotide-gated ion channel 1-like → MNYPEERFVRFQDCSSERSSTHERKFSAEVGLLSGKIRRTISSLSESVRRGFEWGSDGIKSIRKSFRVHSPRDSPIKDVSSWKILDPQGAFLQRWNKIFVLSCVIAVSMDPLFLYIPFINEGKCLDLDHKLVIAASVLRTFTDVFYVLHIFFQFRTGFIAPSSRVFGRGVLVADSLAIARRYLLPYFLIDVLAVLPIPQVVILIVIPKLKGSAPLNAKNLLQLVVILQYVPRLLRIIPLYREVTRSAGIITETAWAGAVFNLLLYMLASHVIGAFWYLLAIERQDTCWRVACNDNKDKCSIDSLYCGGKSTRSDPTLLSSLCPKDSENKTRFDFGIYFSALQSDVVVTRDFPKKIFYCFWWGLQSLSSLGQNLKTSTYVGEICFAVFISIFGLVLFSLLIGNMQTYLQSTTVRLEEMRVKKRDADQWMSHRLLPNHLRERIRRHEQYKWQETRGVDEEHLILNLPKDLRRDIKRHLCLALLMRVPMFEKMDEQLLDAMCDRLKPTLYTEESCIVREGDPVDDMLFIMRGRVESVTTNGGRTGFFNSDFLKAGDFCGEELLTWALDPHSSSNLPTSTRTVRTLSEVEAFVLKADDLKSVASQFRRLHSKQLRHTFRFYSQQWRTWAACFIQAGWRRHCKKKLEESLHEEEDRLQAALAKNSVSSPSLGATIYASRFAANALRALRRNGTRRARVPERLPPILLPKPAEPDFTVETEH